The proteins below are encoded in one region of Syntrophotalea carbinolica DSM 2380:
- a CDS encoding ABC transporter substrate-binding protein: MRRAFWGVSLFGILGLVAIGLALAPGCSKAKKETLRITCWGGYAKPYVADFQKLVKEKYKVDVEVQITNPTDQDEFFMAVKNNTADLISPPIELPKIPRFYAYDEQTPYLQPVDINNIPNLKNMMPVFRDDTTPIFAGKRYGVPYNCGPYGLAYNTDVIGTTPATWNILWEPRYAGKYTINNNFPKVNVWITALALGYDYADIFDIGNLDRDKVQQQLNVLAKNAKSLWDGAANPDEFPELSLATTWGFAAQQANLKGGNWLLASPKEGGTAWIDCWYVGAGAEDMTKTLAEEWINFMLDPARQADVVKSQGVSPVIADVGELLDAKEQAMFHVGDENYFKSVALWRVMTEETEKAFNDMWEEAKKHRE, from the coding sequence ATGAGAAGAGCATTCTGGGGAGTATCGCTTTTCGGCATCCTGGGCCTGGTCGCCATAGGCCTGGCATTGGCTCCGGGCTGCAGCAAAGCCAAGAAAGAAACCTTGCGCATCACATGCTGGGGCGGCTATGCCAAACCCTATGTGGCCGATTTCCAGAAACTGGTCAAGGAAAAGTACAAGGTCGACGTTGAGGTCCAGATCACCAATCCCACCGACCAGGACGAGTTTTTCATGGCGGTGAAAAACAATACGGCGGATCTGATCTCACCACCCATCGAACTGCCAAAAATCCCGCGTTTTTATGCCTATGACGAGCAGACCCCTTATCTTCAGCCGGTGGATATCAACAACATTCCCAATCTCAAGAACATGATGCCGGTATTCCGTGACGATACCACGCCCATATTCGCTGGTAAGCGTTACGGCGTACCGTACAATTGCGGTCCTTACGGCCTGGCCTACAACACGGATGTGATCGGCACTACTCCAGCTACCTGGAATATCCTATGGGAGCCCCGTTACGCCGGCAAGTACACCATCAACAACAACTTCCCCAAGGTCAACGTCTGGATCACTGCACTGGCCCTCGGCTACGACTATGCGGATATCTTCGATATCGGGAACCTCGACCGGGATAAAGTTCAGCAGCAACTCAACGTTCTGGCCAAAAACGCCAAGAGCCTCTGGGATGGTGCCGCCAATCCGGATGAGTTCCCCGAATTATCGCTAGCCACCACCTGGGGATTTGCCGCCCAGCAAGCCAATCTTAAAGGCGGCAACTGGCTGTTGGCCAGTCCCAAGGAAGGCGGGACGGCCTGGATCGACTGCTGGTACGTCGGTGCTGGAGCCGAGGATATGACCAAGACTTTAGCCGAGGAGTGGATCAACTTCATGTTGGACCCGGCCCGACAGGCTGACGTGGTCAAATCCCAGGGAGTGTCCCCGGTCATTGCCGATGTCGGCGAACTGCTCGACGCCAAGGAACAAGCCATGTTCCATGTCGGGGATGAAAATTACTTCAAAAGTGTTGCCTTGTGGAGGGTCATGACCGAGGAAACGGAAAAAGCATTCAACGACATGTGGGAGGAGGCGAAAAAACACAGGGAATAG
- a CDS encoding TorF family putative porin, with the protein MKKWSVLFLAMFVLCAGLASTAQAKIEVEGDAYVGLWDKYMWRGFNLSDSRPTIQGGIDLSLASGWTLSTWHNWQLTGGPNWDSGELNETDVILTYAFDLGDMVSMSVGDIWYMIEGEDTNELFIHATLNTLLSPTFTIWWDWDAAEEDGLYYTLDISHSFDLGQWVPNTALNLGALVAYNQHTDYAVGDFGGFHNYELSASLDYALTDQLTISPTIIFSSGISSAAKASIDTETAGAINLTFVF; encoded by the coding sequence ATGAAAAAGTGGAGCGTGTTGTTTCTCGCGATGTTCGTATTATGTGCAGGTCTGGCATCAACAGCCCAAGCCAAGATCGAGGTCGAGGGCGATGCCTATGTCGGATTGTGGGATAAGTACATGTGGCGTGGTTTCAACCTCAGTGATTCCCGCCCGACGATTCAGGGCGGCATCGACCTGAGCCTCGCCAGCGGCTGGACGCTCAGCACCTGGCACAACTGGCAGTTGACAGGCGGTCCCAATTGGGACTCGGGAGAGCTCAACGAAACCGATGTCATTCTTACCTACGCCTTTGATCTGGGCGACATGGTTTCGATGTCGGTTGGGGATATCTGGTACATGATCGAGGGTGAAGATACCAACGAGTTATTCATTCATGCCACCCTCAATACTCTTCTCTCTCCAACCTTCACAATCTGGTGGGACTGGGACGCAGCTGAAGAAGATGGCCTCTACTACACCTTGGACATCAGCCACAGTTTCGATCTCGGCCAATGGGTACCCAATACCGCTCTGAATCTTGGCGCCCTCGTAGCTTACAATCAGCATACCGATTACGCAGTTGGTGATTTCGGCGGGTTCCACAACTACGAACTCAGTGCCAGCCTCGATTACGCCCTGACCGACCAGCTGACCATCAGTCCGACCATCATTTTTTCTTCGGGCATCAGCAGCGCCGCCAAGGCTAGTATCGACACTGAAACAGCCGGAGCCATTAACCTGACTTTCGTTTTCTAA
- a CDS encoding B12-binding domain-containing radical SAM protein: MLTAMRIILTTLHSKFVHTSLALPLLAAYCRHPQRTLLIREYTLHEPKETVLAALLAEQPDVIAFSVYIWNRTATLELADALAVARPGLRIILGGPEVSFDGPELFARHPGIAAVVRGEGETPLRALLDAWLHEKSPENIARLSWRDGERVHSGPDGPLLAELDDIPSPFNLDLVDLSRGLVYLETSRGCPYRCAFCMSALDTRVRSYSMPRIQTDLLYLITREVPCIKLVDRTFNYDAERARDIFQFILENNRTSRFHFEIGAHLLDDATLSLLEQAPPDTFQFEIGVQSTLPKTLEAISRETSLEKLEANVLRLRRADNIHLHLDLIAGLPGQGSASFLESVDRVMELRPHHLQLEPVKLLPGAPLRRNAASLGLRFDPHPPYGVLKTPDLTFEELERLRGIGRLLDLTWNAERLQEFLELLSALYGSLSKALKALESFWRKQGLFRRLLSQRALFEEFWHFLRTYHSDPEHKPLQEALARDFARVERIAPAQAPEFLDLDLHPEEQQRVRERVRLETDRIKGQGIKLQHLACVFSQLPHRQNQRTILLFVYLTRPGAAMQVHQIEL; encoded by the coding sequence ATGCTGACGGCCATGCGCATTATACTGACCACTCTTCATAGCAAATTCGTTCACACCAGTCTGGCTCTGCCACTGCTGGCGGCTTACTGCCGCCATCCGCAGCGCACCCTGCTGATCCGCGAATATACCCTGCATGAACCGAAAGAAACGGTGCTTGCCGCACTGCTGGCCGAACAGCCCGATGTGATCGCGTTTTCCGTCTACATCTGGAACCGTACCGCGACCCTGGAACTGGCCGATGCGCTGGCGGTAGCGCGTCCCGGACTGCGGATTATTCTCGGCGGGCCGGAGGTTTCCTTCGATGGTCCGGAACTGTTTGCGCGCCACCCCGGAATCGCTGCCGTGGTGCGTGGCGAAGGGGAAACACCGCTGCGGGCACTGCTCGATGCCTGGCTGCATGAAAAAAGCCCCGAAAACATCGCGCGACTCAGTTGGCGCGACGGCGAGCGCGTGCATTCAGGCCCGGATGGTCCGCTGCTGGCCGAACTGGATGACATCCCTTCGCCTTTCAATCTGGACCTGGTCGATCTGTCGCGCGGACTGGTCTACCTCGAAACCAGCCGCGGTTGCCCCTACCGCTGTGCCTTCTGCATGAGCGCCCTGGATACCCGGGTACGATCCTATTCGATGCCACGCATTCAGACGGATCTGCTCTACCTGATAACACGCGAGGTGCCTTGTATCAAACTGGTGGACCGTACTTTTAATTACGACGCCGAACGGGCCCGGGATATTTTCCAATTTATCCTGGAGAACAACCGCACCAGCCGGTTTCACTTTGAAATCGGTGCTCATCTGCTGGACGATGCCACCCTGTCGCTGCTGGAGCAGGCGCCGCCAGATACCTTTCAGTTCGAGATCGGGGTGCAATCAACCTTGCCGAAAACCCTGGAAGCCATCAGCCGCGAGACCTCCCTGGAAAAACTTGAGGCCAATGTCCTGCGTCTGCGGCGTGCAGACAATATCCATCTGCATCTCGACCTCATCGCCGGCCTGCCGGGCCAAGGCAGTGCATCGTTCCTGGAATCGGTCGACCGGGTCATGGAGCTACGCCCCCATCACCTGCAATTGGAACCGGTTAAACTGCTACCAGGTGCCCCGCTGCGCCGTAATGCCGCATCTCTTGGTCTGCGTTTTGATCCCCACCCGCCTTACGGCGTTCTGAAAACTCCCGATCTGACCTTCGAAGAGCTTGAGCGTTTACGCGGTATCGGCCGGCTCCTCGATCTGACCTGGAACGCCGAACGGCTGCAGGAGTTTCTGGAGCTGCTCTCCGCGCTCTACGGCAGTCTTTCAAAGGCCTTGAAAGCTTTGGAAAGCTTCTGGCGCAAGCAGGGATTGTTCCGCCGCTTGCTGTCTCAGCGAGCCTTGTTTGAAGAATTCTGGCATTTCCTTCGCACCTATCATTCCGATCCTGAACACAAGCCGTTGCAAGAGGCCCTGGCACGCGATTTTGCCCGCGTCGAACGCATCGCACCTGCCCAGGCTCCCGAGTTTCTGGATCTCGACCTGCATCCCGAAGAACAACAACGCGTGCGTGAACGGGTACGGCTCGAGACCGATCGCATCAAAGGCCAGGGTATCAAGCTTCAACATCTTGCCTGTGTATTTTCCCAGCTACCCCATCGGCAAAATCAGCGCACGATATTGCTATTTGTCTACCTGACCCGTCCGGGTGCAGCCATGCAGGTACATCAGATCGAACTGTGA
- a CDS encoding radical SAM protein gives MKRNKTILAVVADASGEVFEHPELLMVGMNGGHTRLPRAEELIPLPEGSRLFTIPDTPPVGMDGNNNRMVTLRKLPRHYGGGRAQAVSAFLTPGYTRTLVPAAAYGDKQVQLPLWSYTAVGWCVEEERFYAAAVRVDRNTQWEPDHFDDRKLDPLVKKLVRAYPDNRLVEQLARCALDYHCFAAKNLFFRRWEAPLPTSPVCNARCLGCISLQEAPECCPSSQERITFVPTVEELCQIAVPHLEQAENAIVSFGQGCEGDPILQADTICQAVREMRRRTDCGTIHFNSNASDPDAVDRLAQAGIDSIRVSMNSVQEGFYQAYHRPCGYGLEQVYESVRRAKNHGLFTMINYLVFPGLNDRAEEVQALGDLVEAAGVDLIQMRNLSIDPALYCRAMKLEGEGLGMVEMLTRLKQRIPRLQYGYFNRTRENFYPEGYETDWPLPV, from the coding sequence ATGAAACGCAACAAGACCATCCTGGCTGTGGTAGCGGATGCCTCCGGCGAAGTTTTTGAACATCCCGAACTGCTTATGGTCGGCATGAACGGCGGCCATACCAGGCTACCCCGTGCCGAGGAACTCATTCCTCTGCCGGAAGGGAGCCGCCTTTTCACCATCCCTGATACTCCGCCGGTCGGGATGGACGGAAACAACAACCGCATGGTCACCCTGCGCAAGTTGCCGCGTCATTACGGCGGCGGCAGGGCGCAAGCGGTATCTGCGTTTTTGACGCCGGGGTATACCCGGACTTTGGTGCCGGCAGCCGCCTATGGCGACAAACAGGTGCAGTTGCCCCTGTGGTCTTATACGGCGGTCGGTTGGTGTGTTGAGGAAGAGCGTTTTTATGCCGCCGCAGTGCGCGTCGATCGCAATACCCAGTGGGAACCGGATCATTTTGATGATCGCAAGCTCGATCCTCTGGTCAAGAAACTGGTGCGTGCCTATCCCGATAACCGGTTGGTTGAGCAGTTGGCCCGCTGCGCTCTGGACTATCACTGCTTTGCTGCCAAAAACCTGTTTTTCCGACGCTGGGAGGCTCCGCTGCCGACCTCGCCGGTTTGTAACGCCCGATGTCTGGGGTGCATCTCCTTGCAGGAAGCGCCCGAGTGTTGTCCTTCCAGCCAGGAGCGAATCACTTTTGTGCCGACGGTCGAGGAGCTTTGTCAGATCGCCGTGCCGCATCTGGAACAGGCGGAAAATGCCATTGTCTCCTTTGGACAAGGCTGCGAGGGCGACCCGATCCTGCAGGCGGATACCATCTGTCAGGCGGTGCGCGAAATGCGTCGTCGCACCGATTGCGGTACCATCCATTTTAATTCCAACGCTTCCGACCCCGATGCCGTCGATCGGCTGGCCCAGGCCGGCATCGATTCCATCCGGGTATCGATGAATTCGGTGCAGGAAGGCTTTTACCAGGCATACCATCGACCCTGTGGATACGGATTGGAGCAAGTTTACGAGTCGGTGCGGCGGGCCAAAAACCATGGTCTGTTTACCATGATCAATTACCTGGTTTTCCCGGGTCTCAACGATCGCGCCGAGGAAGTTCAGGCCCTGGGCGACCTGGTGGAAGCCGCCGGTGTCGATCTGATTCAGATGCGTAATTTAAGTATTGATCCGGCCTTGTACTGCCGGGCCATGAAGCTGGAGGGAGAAGGTCTTGGCATGGTCGAGATGCTCACCCGGCTGAAACAACGCATTCCGCGTTTGCAGTATGGTTATTTTAATCGCACCCGGGAGAATTTTTATCCCGAGGGATACGAGACGGACTGGCCTCTGCCGGTCTGA
- a CDS encoding HAMP domain-containing sensor histidine kinase: MHFLRPKSFLSLVLIGFAMVALPFNLAMINAEFFLDRLAQRGSQAVYRSVSVIQESRNLVEQLLVLERRVRQYQVLQAGELLAGIEEKHKEFVVSIEHLGSLPLKPDQFQRLQQLGEGEQLLYAKLRSNGQSENKDKAFLEGFDELNRLARGLYDESQELIVHEVDALRASTTRARRILLWLAVLLVPVTGLFATFFTQRITKPIRQINRGISRLGEGDFVSSIEVGGPDDLRFLGTRLDWLRQRLDAAEKDKSKFISHVSHELKTPLASIREGTELLVEEEVGPLNDQQREIAWILRKNGVHLHKLIDNLLGFSRMQAKISSFHGIDVDFSRLIKGIVAAQRPAILKKNLDLKLDVVELQLHGDRERLRNVVDNLLSNAVKYTPVGGTIQVVLRRVDNQALFEVADSGPGIPESERQNIFKPFYQGSAPMVGPVQGTGIGLSIVQEYVRDHGAGIEVLESSLGGACFRVTLPLSNQEEKA, translated from the coding sequence ATGCATTTTCTGCGTCCCAAATCGTTTCTTTCTTTGGTTTTGATCGGTTTTGCCATGGTGGCTCTACCTTTTAACCTGGCCATGATCAACGCCGAGTTTTTCCTTGATCGCCTTGCGCAGCGCGGTTCCCAGGCGGTGTATCGCTCGGTGTCGGTGATTCAGGAAAGCCGCAACCTGGTCGAACAGTTGCTGGTTCTGGAACGTCGGGTACGCCAGTACCAGGTTCTGCAGGCAGGCGAACTGCTTGCCGGTATCGAGGAAAAGCACAAGGAATTCGTGGTTTCCATCGAGCATTTGGGTTCCCTGCCGCTGAAACCGGACCAATTTCAACGTTTGCAGCAGCTCGGTGAAGGGGAGCAGCTTCTCTATGCCAAGCTGCGCAGTAACGGACAATCCGAAAACAAAGACAAGGCTTTTCTTGAGGGGTTTGACGAACTGAACCGCTTGGCTCGCGGGCTTTATGATGAAAGTCAGGAGCTTATTGTCCATGAGGTCGACGCTTTGCGCGCTTCAACGACCCGTGCCCGTCGTATACTGCTCTGGTTGGCAGTGCTGCTGGTTCCGGTAACCGGTTTGTTCGCCACTTTTTTCACGCAGCGGATTACCAAGCCGATTCGCCAGATAAACCGCGGCATTTCCCGTCTCGGCGAGGGGGATTTTGTTTCCTCCATCGAGGTCGGGGGGCCGGACGATCTGCGTTTTCTCGGTACACGTCTGGACTGGTTGAGACAGCGGCTCGATGCGGCGGAGAAGGATAAAAGTAAATTTATATCCCATGTGTCCCATGAGTTGAAAACGCCCCTGGCCTCTATACGCGAAGGCACGGAATTGCTGGTCGAGGAAGAGGTGGGGCCGCTCAACGATCAGCAAAGGGAAATCGCCTGGATCCTGCGCAAAAACGGTGTGCATCTGCATAAGCTCATCGACAACCTCCTCGGTTTCAGCCGCATGCAGGCCAAAATATCCTCTTTTCACGGTATCGATGTCGATTTTTCGCGCCTGATCAAGGGGATTGTCGCTGCCCAGCGGCCTGCCATACTTAAAAAAAACCTTGATCTCAAACTTGATGTTGTAGAATTGCAACTGCACGGAGACCGTGAACGACTGCGCAACGTGGTGGACAATTTGCTGTCCAATGCCGTCAAGTACACGCCTGTCGGGGGGACCATTCAGGTTGTTCTTCGACGGGTGGACAATCAGGCGTTATTTGAAGTGGCCGATTCGGGGCCGGGGATTCCGGAAAGCGAACGGCAGAATATTTTTAAACCTTTTTATCAGGGCTCGGCGCCGATGGTGGGGCCTGTGCAGGGGACCGGCATCGGTCTGTCCATTGTCCAGGAATATGTGCGCGATCATGGCGCCGGCATCGAGGTGTTGGAAAGCTCCTTGGGGGGGGCGTGTTTTCGGGTAACATTGCCGCTTTCGAATCAGGAGGAAAAGGCATGA